The proteins below are encoded in one region of Rhizobium sp. TH2:
- a CDS encoding ANTAR domain-containing response regulator — translation MDDGSLLRQLRRVHMLVIHPEDSEREILLAHLKRVGCTVECRWPPPDVLPDNIDIVLFLLNRNQGDRSLSWMSSAHAIARIAIIAFETPEILGELQRMNAHGVISKPIRIFGILAALTTAIGLANHENRLKQRIRTLDETLKSRRVIEKAVAILCDTRDITEDEAYRRLRDKAQSSNATIASVAAAVVASSGV, via the coding sequence GTGGATGATGGAAGCCTGCTGCGGCAATTGCGCCGCGTGCATATGCTCGTCATCCACCCCGAAGACTCCGAGCGTGAGATCCTGCTGGCGCATCTGAAGCGTGTTGGATGCACGGTCGAATGCCGCTGGCCTCCACCGGACGTCCTTCCCGACAATATCGACATCGTTCTCTTCCTTCTCAACCGGAATCAGGGCGACCGGTCGCTGTCATGGATGTCGAGCGCCCATGCGATCGCTCGCATCGCCATCATTGCTTTCGAAACACCTGAAATCCTCGGTGAATTGCAGCGCATGAACGCGCATGGCGTGATCTCAAAGCCCATTCGCATCTTCGGCATATTGGCGGCACTGACGACCGCGATCGGGCTTGCCAACCATGAAAACCGCCTCAAGCAACGCATCCGGACGCTGGATGAAACACTGAAGTCCCGCCGCGTCATCGAAAAGGCCGTCGCCATCCTGTGCGACACGCGCGACATCACCGAGGACGAGGCCTATCGCCGCCTCCGGGACAAGGCGCAGAGCTCGAATGCGACGATCGCATCGGTGGCCGCCGCAGTGGTGGCGTCAAGCGGCGTATAA
- a CDS encoding transporter substrate-binding protein, translating into METIKVGVLFSQSGPMAVSETAHLQGILLACDEINSAGGAGGRMIEPVILDPAGSDQRYAQLATELLLKHGVDAIFGCCLSTSRKAVLPVVERFNGILFYPSVYEGFEYSPNVIYGGAVPNQVIVPLLEYVFGNHGKNIALIGSDTLYAREINRIVMEFVADSGGRIVGPKYFEFGTQPGEFTPFLQLVRDQGVDAIISTTVGDESVRLYECHSQFDGTGMPPIASLTTTESELARMPAAARKGHLSVLPYFGALDLSDNRRFRAAFARRFGDQSCPGVYSEVCYTQLHIYAQAVARLGTTDSQAVLAALPEIVFKGPGGDTVLDADTNHFMLRPSVGLSNENGEFEVVWRSPNMVRADPYLIAYDRSIGQRVSV; encoded by the coding sequence ATGGAAACAATAAAGGTAGGCGTTCTGTTCTCGCAAAGCGGTCCGATGGCGGTCAGCGAGACCGCCCATCTCCAGGGTATTCTTCTTGCCTGCGACGAGATCAATTCGGCGGGTGGCGCCGGCGGGCGAATGATCGAGCCGGTCATTCTCGATCCGGCCGGAAGCGACCAGCGCTACGCGCAACTGGCGACAGAACTGCTGCTGAAACACGGTGTCGATGCCATCTTCGGCTGCTGCCTGTCGACCAGCCGCAAGGCGGTTCTGCCGGTCGTCGAACGGTTCAACGGTATCCTCTTCTATCCGTCGGTTTACGAAGGCTTCGAATATTCCCCCAATGTGATCTATGGCGGCGCGGTGCCCAACCAGGTCATCGTTCCGCTTCTCGAATATGTGTTCGGGAACCATGGCAAGAACATCGCGCTGATCGGCTCGGACACGCTCTACGCCCGCGAGATCAACCGCATCGTGATGGAATTCGTCGCCGATAGCGGCGGCAGGATCGTCGGGCCGAAATATTTCGAATTCGGCACCCAGCCGGGAGAATTCACCCCTTTCCTGCAATTGGTCAGGGATCAGGGTGTCGATGCCATCATCTCTACGACGGTCGGAGACGAAAGCGTGCGGCTCTACGAATGCCATTCGCAATTTGACGGCACGGGAATGCCACCCATTGCGTCGCTCACAACCACGGAATCCGAGCTTGCCAGGATGCCTGCCGCCGCGCGTAAGGGCCATCTCTCTGTCCTGCCTTATTTCGGCGCGCTCGACCTTAGTGATAACAGGCGATTCCGCGCGGCATTCGCCAGGCGTTTCGGGGACCAATCCTGCCCTGGTGTCTATTCGGAAGTCTGCTACACGCAACTGCATATCTACGCACAAGCCGTGGCGCGACTGGGAACCACGGACAGCCAAGCCGTTCTTGCAGCGCTCCCTGAAATCGTGTTCAAAGGTCCGGGTGGCGACACGGTGTTGGACGCGGATACGAACCATTTCATGTTGCGGCCATCGGTGGGCCTGTCGAACGAGAACGGCGAGTTCGAAGTCGTCTGGCGTAGCCCCAATATGGTGAGGGCCGATCCCTATCTTATTGCCTATGACCGATCGATTGGCCAGCGTGTTTCGGTATGA